The Archocentrus centrarchus isolate MPI-CPG fArcCen1 chromosome 24, fArcCen1, whole genome shotgun sequence DNA segment TTCTTGCCCGAAAGTGTTTGAAGTTAACTGAAGTTAATGATGCAGGAATTTCAATTCATCTCATTCAGTTCTCAGACAGGAATGATAAACCTGAAATTGAATGTACTGCAACCCAAGGTATCAGGGTTATCGCCATCAAAGTCTCAGACACACGAGTCTCTTTTGTGCTAAGTGTTAATGTGTTTCCTTTACTTGTAGACCATTGTTCGAGGGAACCGGCCACCCAAAGACGCATCCATCAATGGCCTGCTGGAGGAGTTCGACAACATTTCGGTCACACGTTCCAACTCCCTGCGCAAAGAGAGTCCGCCAGGCCCCCATCAGGCTGGAGGCATCTCCAAACCCTCGGGCAGTGGTCATCCCACTGCTCCAGAGGAAAATGGATTCAACCACTACTACTCCCGCTACTCATGTGACCTGGGACACTTCCAGCAGGGACTTTTCTCTGGATCCTGGCAAGCCAAGCTTCTCCATAGATGGGGACTGGGCAGTTGGCAGGCACTATCGATTCACCAAGCAGAATGGCCACTCACACCCGATACGCAGCCCCTTTTACCCTGATGCCATGCCTCAGAAATCAGACTATGGCAAGCTTCCCCCTGACTACCACACCTATCTGGAGAGCAAAGGGCGGTCAGCAGATGAGGTGGCCTCTACAGTTGGTAGCGGAGTGGGTTCCAGCGGCTACTACCGGGCATCGGTGGGGGgctcatccagccaggactaCCGGGACACATCAGTCGGAACTCCATCTCGTGCATCGCTACACAGCGAGCAGATTAACTACCCTGACAGTGAGTGGAGTTACGGTGGCATGAGGGACGAATATGAGAAGCGACCCAAGAGTTCCTACGTGACCCAGACCAGCCCCACGCCTGCGATCAGGCAGCGATCTCGGTCAGGCTCTGGGCTGCAGGAGCCAAATGTCCCCTATGCAGCCAGTGGGAGTTTCAAGAACCCTCCACAGGCCCACCCGTACAGCTCCTACACCTACCCACGCCTTTCGGAGAGTCTCGCCAACTCACAGACTTTAACTAaggtaactaaaaaaaaaaaagcaaagactaTGCATTCTAGTAACAACAAAGGCATTTTCATCTGTGAAATTCATTTTGACAGAACTTAATGCAGAACCTATCAAATGGCCATGACAAATGGTTGTCCAGGAGGCGTGTTTCCACACACCACACTGCCAACAAGTCTGTACGGGTACAAACATTTCAGAGAAAATCACACAGATATGTACTCGTGTTACATACAGTTTAACCTCCCAACCTGCTTTTCATCTCAGTGTTTTTCTAACTGTCTGCTTCGAGTTCCCGCTGATCCTCGAccattaggtttttttttcttctctagcTGCCAGATAGATGGTGCCAGCTTTTAATCTACTCTTCCCTGAAGGAGGAAGGTGACGCCACATAAAGAACTACACTTCTGCAGTGACTACTAGCTCTGCACACAGTTCAGTTACTGCTCAGACTGACCACTGACCAGAAAGCTTAGCAGTaggaagaaagtggaaaaaataccAGTACCAGTTGAAATCAGTgtatattaaaattaattaattaataaataggaGTAAGTGGTCTTGCTGTTCAGATTTATGCTGAATCCTTGCACCTGCATTTTATACCACACAAACTGCAATCACAGCTAGATGTAACATTTTAACAGAAATATGATTGCcacaaagtataaaaatatactATGATTGCAATTATAATAAGGACTAGAGGAGGCAGATTTTGCACGATTATAACTCAAGTTTGAATAGTAAGAAAAAATGTATAGAAAATATAAAGTGATCCATTTGGTAGTTGGTAAAAATTGCCCAGCAATGTGACTCGGTAGactgtgtatagtgtatagtactGGGTAACAGCTGCACTATAAGTATGTTGGCTCTTGTGCAGCCTGTGTCGTGCTCCAGTGGAGCAGCGGGAGAGACACCCAAGAGATTCCTCTACACTGAAACTCTACTGACAAGAACAAACGAACCGTCCATGTATTAGTGGCTGTGTAACGTAACCATATGTTTCCAGTTACTTGTAGTTCTTTTATACCAGAATTCTTATTATAAGGAACCGCGTGTGCTGCGGTAGAAGATAATAGATTAGGAATTGCAGCACAGGGCAAAAGGTGGTTAGTCAGTGTAACAGCTGGGGTCAGAGTTTTTACACAATACCTTTATGTCATTCTTCAAAGCTTTCTGAGCCTCATTAAACCCGTGAGTACCGCTATCACAGGTCTGCACCGTGCCTCCCTTCACACACAGTAAGCTGAGAGGAAAACTGGGTTTGCTGATGTAGATCCCAGGGTGCCTTAATGAAAACCATTTAACCTGCGTGTCTCAGTAAATAGCCACTCAAAGAAAACGCAGCCACAGAGAATGCAAGAACAGCAGGAAAGCAACGCAGAAGAAGgccatttttctttcatattgtttgtttcatattttttctgctttctgatTTGTCTTGCTTAAAGAGGCACATTTGCTTTCCTAAAAAATGTAGAATATGTAAAGAGTCAAGATCCAATTTAGCCAAATTACATATGAAAGGTCACACATAATAACTATTTTCTCTCCAAATCTCAAAGGTGCAACTATAATCTGTCTCATGCGATGGTGTTGTTATTGTTTCTTGTTTGATTTTGCAGCAGTGGTTTAAAAAACGACGACATCAAAACAAGGAGTCATCTGGCAGCTTAAGAATCACTATTCTTCTTGGCTCATGGACCTTGGAACAAACCCACCTCTGGCTCTCTGTCGTTGCTTATTCTctgccttttcttctctttccctcATTCAGCCCACTCACACCACTGAAGTAAATCTTTTTCCCTTTCCTGCTGTTGTGGGAAGCCGGTGGGGATGTAATAGTAGACGGCACAGAAACTTGGCCACACACaaagatacaaacacacacacgcacacacacacacacacacgcacacgcacacaccgtctttctctctgctgccttttctctttctctttctctctctcgctctcattCTCACTGTTTTGTGGCAAGTGTGAGCTCAGTGCCGCAGCTCTCGGTGACAAATTGATGTTGCGGCACTTTCCCTTCTGCAGCCTTAGCATAAAACTGGCCGAACGATGTTCCACCGCGGAATTCAATTTCACAGTTGAGTTAGGTTGTTGATTACCCTGCCAAACTCAGATTAATGCGCGTTTAACCAACATGGATCAGGAGACCCCTGGCTGACAGCCAGCTAGCGGTGCCGGCCAACGATAGAGGGGCACGAGACGGAGGCCTCCCAGCACCCCCACACCTGCCTCAGAGTGATTGATTAAAAGAGTTCACACCATGTAATTATACACCATCCCAACACATCAgggctcctcctcctgccctaTCTGTGCATGtgcgcgtctgtgtgtgtgtgtctctttgtgagagagagagaaatggtgATAGGCGCACAGAGagtaacaaataaaagaaaggagaaagagcattttatttattatactcTCAACGtctttaggggaaaaaaatcaggcTGGTTGGAGATCATTTTAGGGAGGTGTCGCAAAGGTAATTTAATTTAGTCTCTGCAAGGTGAAAGCACATTCATCTTCTACCtgtatgttttcttttctttggtatAGTCCACTCTGGATCACTCTGGATAATCTTGAAATTCATCCCTGTGCTAGTGTAAAGTGACAGACTGattacaggggttggacaatgaaactgaaacacctgtcattttagtgtggcaggtttcatggctaaattggaccagcctggtggccaatctttgtgatgtatcaagagccacggtatccagggtaatgccagcataccaccaagaaggacgaaccacatccaacaggattaactgtggacgcaagaggaagctgtctgaaagggatgttcgggtgctaacccggattgtatccaaaaaacataaaaccacggctgcccaaatcacggcagaattaaatgtgcacctcaactctcctgtttccaccaaaactgtccgtcgggagctccacaggctcagtatacacggccgggctgctatagccaaacctttggtcactcgtgccaatgccaaacgtcggtttcaatggtgcaaggagcgcaaatcttgggctgtggacaatgtgaagcatgtattgttctctgatgagtccacctttactgttttccccacatccgggagagttacggtgtggagaagccccaaagaagcgtaccacccagactgttgcatgcccagagtgaagcatgggggtggatcagtgatggtttgggctgccatatcatggcattcccttggcccaatacttgtgctagatgggcgcgtcagtgccaaggactaccgaaccattctggaggaccatgtgcatccgatggttcaaacattgtatcctgaaggcggtgccgtgtatcaggatgacagtgcaccaatacacacagcatgaCTGGTGacagattggtttgatgaacatgaacgtgaagttgaacatctcccatggcctgcacagtcaccagatctaaatattattgagccactttggggtgttttggaggagcgagtcaggaaatgttttcctccaccagcatcacgtcatgacctggccactatcctgcaagaagaatggcttaaaatccctctgaccactgtgcaggacttgtatatgtcattcccaagacgaattgacgctgtattggccacaaaaggaggccctacaccatactaataaattattgtggtctaaaaccaggtgtttcagtttcattgtccaacccctgtatatgaCAGGTGAATATCACTTCAGCTGCATCAGGATTAAAgtgaaaactctttttttttttttttttaaagaaactttttatttctatttattttctatTGTTAATGACCTGTGGACAGCTTTCCTTATAATGACAGGATCCACATTTCATAAATTGACAGTGTAATGATAAAGCTACTGGGTTGTGAAATCGCTCCAAGTGTATGTATAAATGGCCAAATGTGAGTCATGCGATGAAAGCTGAGTCATGTAAGCACTACTGCattctcactgtgtgtgtgtgtgctcatacAAGTATTCATGTGTACATTCTACTTTGAAGGAGAAACTTAAGGAGGAGGTGTGTCCCAAATCTGAGTCCACTGTGGGCTCTTGGTTGATGAATGGCGTAGCTGtgaagaggtgggggggggtgtaagGATAAAGTATGGTCCCTGTCCTGTGCACTAAATGTTCTCTTTTAGGTCTGTCCAAGACTAATGTACCTGCAGATGTAGTGTATAACTGtggatttacattttacagtaaaatgCAGACACCTGCGTAACACTAGACGTACCTGTGAGTGAATCTATTATCCTGGTTCCCAGAGGGCTCGCAGCACAACTTAGTGAAATCACAGCCAAtcaaaaaatgcctttttttaaaaaaaaatctctactCATTTTGCTTGAAATGCAAGATAAATAAGTTCTCACACTGCTTTAGAAAACCCATGTTACAACTGTATGGTTTTAGGCTTCTATCCTGCATAAATAGTGTGGAAAATATTAAAGTTGGGTTAAAATGCAGAATTTTCTGGTCCTGCATAAACTAGTGGAGgctctgccattttttttccacctaaAAATACCTCTGCCAATACATATAGTTTACACAAGTGTTGGAGTCTGTataatcagtgtttttcttaGTCAAAATAACCGTGTAATTTTCCTCGCTCTTTCAGGGTGACTATGAGCGTCCATCACGTGATGACAGTCCCCAGGTTGGTGACACGTACCCCCGAGGGCCTCTTAAGCTACCTCAGAGCCACATGAAGCCGCCTGGCTACCCCTCAATGCACCTGCCGTACCCCCCTATGTTTCACCATTACAAACCCTCGCCTTACCATCATCCTCCCTCCCAGCCCAGTCCACCATACACCCCGCAGGTATGGTATGTTCACTAACTTCACAAATTAAAACTGCATTATAGAGATGATTCAGTTTTAGTTGGTCTAATGTGATTTGAAAGGGATTGTTCTATGTTTAACTTCATTGCTGAATATTTAATCCGAGAAGAATTAAGCATTCCTGAACAGGCAGAAAACTTTCCAGAAATGTTGACGTCTAAGAGTTTTCAAGATACACgaatgtgcttttcacagaacAGCAATGCTTGTGATACAAATCAGGATACTGTGTGAATTTGAAAAGCTATGTAAGATCAGCACTTTTCAACCACAATCATCTTAAAACTCCATCTAAAAGCAAAGTAGCTCTTTTTCAAATCCATTATTTAGGATCATTATGTACATAATATGTGCtatttctctgtctctcaaTCTCTCACTTTTCCATCCAGGGGGCCTACTCACAGCCTTCGTCACCTTACGTCCCTCCAGGGGCTTATCCACCTCCTTCCTGGGGGTCGAGCTCTGACACTCAGCCCTCCAGAGTCTCTCATGAGCAGTTCAGAGCAGCGCTTCAACTGGTGGTCAACCCAGGTGACACACACTTGAAATGAAAGTAGAACTGAAATGGCGTGCAGGCGtgtgaaaactttgtttttcacgACTGAACGGTGTCAATCGCCCTGACTCACAGCATTATGTTCATCTCATTCTTGTGAACACAGTATCTCTCAATGGACTCGAGGATGGACTGGGTAGATTTTTGTTGTGCAAGGGCACAGATCCATTGTAACCTCATGTCTGTCCTAGGCTCCACTTGCAGCATTGCAATCTAACTGCAATGCCTGTTGCATTAAATTAGTCTCTCTATTGTATCTACCTTCAGGCGACCCTCGGGAATACCTGGACAGCTTTATCAAGATTGGCGAGGGCTCCACAGGTATTGTTTGCATCGCCACCGAGAAGCACAGTGGCAAGCAGGTGGCGGTGAAGAAgatggacctcagaaaacaacaGAGAAGAGAGCTGCTTTTTAACGAGGTATCAAAGGACGGGCATAACAATTAGCTTACAACTGTCATGTCCAAAGCACTATATTAGATTGTTGTTGTTAGCTTATATTATAATCCAAGTAGTTTTGATGTTGTATGTTTGAGTGAATTAATTAGGTAGAGTTAGATTAGGACCATAATGGCCACAGGTGtaacatttttcacagattgttGGTAGTCTAAACAGCAGCAGGCATGAAACTATTTTaattagcttaaaaaaaatgccactttATGCTAATCAATAAACAAGCAACAAGAGTTCAGTTTGCCCGTATTTCCCCTGAAATACATCCACAGCAGTTAAACCACTTAACACATTTTTGCATCTGTAATTGCATTTATTTACTAAATTGAAGACGTGTTTACACTAAAAAACCTTAGGCAAGACATTTATTTGTTACTGCTTATATTCATGATGTCCTAACAAATAAAACGTGAGCTGCATTTCATTTGCACTTGCACAGACAACTGCTTgtttaaatgtgaatttaaaCAAGGATGTGACGCTGGGATTGCATTTTTGCACTGATTCTATTGTATTTTAGCTTTCTGTAtatatgtaagtgtgtgtgagtgggagaGGGACAGGCAAGAGAGCGTGAGTGTATGTAAGCATGAGTGTGAGATGTGAACCAGCGGGTGTTCAGTAGGGAAAGTAATTTGTTTTGTGTAATCCTATTAA contains these protein-coding regions:
- the pak5 gene encoding LOW QUALITY PROTEIN: serine/threonine-protein kinase PAK 5 (The sequence of the model RefSeq protein was modified relative to this genomic sequence to represent the inferred CDS: deleted 3 bases in 3 codons); the protein is MFGKKKRKRLEISAPSNFEHRVHTGFDPREQKFTGLPQQWQSLLADTANRPKPMVDPSYITPIQLAPMKISPKKVRSSETPLPKTIVRGNRPPKDASINGLLEEFDNISVTRSNSLRKESPPGPHQAGGISKPSGSGHPTAPEENGFNHYYSRYSCDLDTSSRDFSLDPGKPSFSIDGDWAVGRHYRFTKQNGHSHPIRSPFYPDAMPQKSDYGKLPPDYHTYLESKGRSADEVASTVGSGVGSSGYYRASVGGSSSQDYRDTSVGTPSRASLHSEQINYPDSEWSYGGMRDEYEKRPKSSYVTQTSPTPAIRQRSRSGSGLQEPNVPYAASGSFKNPPQAHPYSSYTYPRLSESLANSQTLTKGDYERPSRDDSPQVGDTYPRGPLKLPQSHMKPPGYPSMHLPYPPMFHHYKPSPYHHPPSQPSPPYTPQGAYSQPSSPYVPPGAYPPPSWGSSSDTQPSRVSHEQFRAALQLVVNPGDPREYLDSFIKIGEGSTGIVCIATEKHSGKQVAVKKMDLRKQQRRELLFNEVVIMRDYHHENVVDMYNSYLVGDELWVVMEFLEGGALTDIVTHTRMNEEQIATVCLSVLKALSYLHTQGVIHRDIKSDSILLTSDGRIKLSDFGFCAQVSKEVPKRKSLVGTPYWMAPEVISRLPYGTEVDIWSLGIMVIEMVDGEPPYFNEPPLQAMRRIRDNLPPRLKESHKVSSVLRSFLDLMLVREPSQRATAQELLQHPFLKLSGPPSCIVPLMRHYRHR